From Stigmatella erecta, one genomic window encodes:
- a CDS encoding endonuclease III domain-containing protein: MEPGDGDEAGDKIPFDIDTVLGRIRQEVRGFADAAMFALAARGHTSLFEQLVACILSIRTRDEVSLPTALTLLRRASTPKALSQLTPAQIEALIRPVTFPEPKARQLHALAQRTVEEFGGQLPEDARVLQSFRGVGPKCAHLALGVACGHEAISVDIHVHRVTNRWGYVRTRSPEQTLKALEGLLPRPYWIEINRLLVPFGKHVCTGSRPLCSRCPVLSMCRQAGVSHPR, translated from the coding sequence ATGGAACCCGGAGATGGGGACGAAGCGGGGGATAAAATCCCCTTCGACATCGACACGGTGCTGGGGCGCATCCGGCAGGAGGTGCGGGGCTTCGCGGACGCGGCCATGTTCGCGCTGGCCGCGCGGGGGCACACGAGCCTGTTCGAGCAGCTCGTGGCCTGCATCCTGTCCATCCGCACGCGGGACGAGGTGAGCCTGCCCACCGCGCTCACCCTGCTCCGGCGCGCGAGCACCCCCAAGGCCCTGAGCCAGCTCACCCCAGCGCAAATCGAGGCCCTCATCCGGCCCGTCACGTTCCCCGAGCCCAAGGCGCGGCAGCTCCACGCGCTCGCCCAGCGCACGGTGGAGGAGTTCGGCGGCCAGCTCCCGGAGGATGCGCGGGTGCTCCAGTCCTTCCGGGGCGTGGGGCCCAAGTGCGCGCACCTGGCGCTGGGCGTGGCGTGCGGGCACGAGGCCATCAGCGTGGACATCCACGTGCACCGCGTCACCAACCGCTGGGGCTACGTGCGCACGCGCTCCCCCGAGCAGACGCTGAAGGCGCTGGAGGGGCTGCTGCCGAGACCCTACTGGATTGAAATCAACCGGCTGCTCGTGCCGTTCGGCAAGCACGTGTGCACGGGCAGCCGGCCGCTGTGCTCGCGCTGCCCCGTGCTCTCCATGTGCCGGCAGGCGGGGGTGAGCCACCCCCGCTGA
- a CDS encoding GNAT family N-acetyltransferase: MSTDWNVRPIEPRDDAAVARIIRTVMPEFGADGPGFAIHDPEVDRMSAAYSRPGHAYFVLEHGGRVVGGGGIAPLAGNTAGVCELQKMYFLPEARGHGQGERLLRQCLAFAKEAGYSLCYLETLTGMDGAQKLYQRVGFERIPRSMGNTGHFSCDRFYTLRLQPTPGEG, translated from the coding sequence ATGAGCACGGACTGGAATGTTCGCCCCATCGAGCCCCGGGACGACGCCGCGGTGGCCCGCATCATCCGCACGGTGATGCCGGAGTTCGGCGCGGATGGCCCCGGCTTCGCCATTCATGACCCGGAGGTGGACCGGATGAGCGCCGCCTACAGCCGGCCCGGCCACGCCTATTTCGTGCTGGAGCACGGGGGCCGCGTGGTGGGCGGCGGCGGCATCGCGCCGCTCGCGGGCAACACCGCCGGGGTGTGCGAGCTCCAGAAGATGTACTTCCTGCCCGAGGCCCGGGGGCACGGCCAAGGCGAGCGGCTGCTGCGCCAGTGCCTCGCCTTCGCGAAGGAGGCGGGCTACTCGCTCTGCTACCTGGAGACGCTGACGGGCATGGACGGGGCGCAGAAGCTCTACCAGCGCGTGGGCTTCGAACGCATTCCCCGGTCCATGGGCAACACCGGGCACTTCAGCTGCGACCGCTTCTACACGCTGCGGCTCCAACCCACCCCCGGGGAGGGCTGA